From Balneolales bacterium ANBcel1:
CAGCCAGGTTGGAAGCAATTATACGGGATTCCATATATCCGTAAGGAATGACTTAATTAACATCCATAACCGGCCTGATCGCATAAAAGGGAAGCCTGTTGACATACTTCCGAAGTTCGGGTCCGGCCCGTTTATTCGTAAAAAACCCCACGTTTTACAGGATGCCTTGGCGCCTGATAGATTACGTGTATTCACAGATGATGGTGACCACTGTCTGTTGCATGGACGGTCGGGTCAACTGTCAGGCAGTTAAAATACGTTTTTTTTTCATAGTAACAATAACTGCCGAATGCCGCTCGGTTCAACGGTGATGTGCTTCGGCCGGCAATGGTCACGCGAATCCGGGATGTTTTTCTACGGAATCCGAATGAAAACAGTTGCGCGCGAATCCGGCGGCGTCACGACTGCAGCACCAGATTTGTCATCACCTTCATACCGGTTTTGAGGCACCGTTCATCGACATTGTATTTGGGATGATGCCAGGGGTACCGGCTGTCGGCCTCCTCACTGCCACTTCCCAAAAAGAAGAACGCGCCCGGTATCTGCTTCTGATAGAATGAGAAATCTTCTCCGGCCATAACCGGCTTCTCAAGTGTTATCAGGGCTTCGCCGGCCGCTTCCTGCAGCCTGTGGGTGGCGGCGGCATCGTTGATAACCGGCGGATAGCCGATAATCAGTTGTGATTTCGCATCTCCTCCCATGGCTTCGGCCGTTTTTTCGGCGATAGTGGTGATCCGGTCGAAGATAAACCGGGTCTGCTTCTCGTCGAAGGTGCGGATGGTACCTTCCAGCCACGCTTTCTCGGGGATGATGTTCGGAGCGGTACCGGCATGGAACTTCCCGACGGTTACCACCGTGGCATCGGAGGGATCAATATTCCGGCTGACGATCGTCTGCAGCTGCATAATAATCTGCGCGGCGATGACAATGGGGTCCACTGCCTGATGGGGGGCTGCCGCATGGCCGCCTTTTCCTCTGACCTCGATCTTGAATTCGAACGGTGACGCCATCAAGGGGCCCTCTTTTGTTCCGATACGACCGGGTTCCAGAGCGGGGTATGTATGGAGTCCGTAGACCTGCTCGACCCCCAATTCGTTCAAAATACCCGTTTCCATAAGCAGACGGCCGCCGCCGGGCAGCACCTCCTCGCCCGCCTGGAAAACCAGCACTACTTTACCGGCAACCTGCTCCCTGAACTCGGAGAGCAGCCTGGCCGTCCCCAGGAGATTGCTGGTATGGATATCGTGTCCACAACAGTGAGCCACCCCCGGTTTTTCCGAGGCAAACTCCGCTTTGGCATCGCCTTCCTCCTGAATGGGGAGCGCGTCGATATCCGCACGCAGGGCCGTCACCTTGCCGGGCCTGCCGCCTGCCAGTTCGGCTACGCAGCCAGTTTCGCAGGGCCGGTGAACGCGGTACCCCCACGATTCCAGCTTTTCGATGATCCAGTCCGTGGTTTCAAACTCCTGGAAGCTCAGCTCCGGATTGCGGTGCATGTGCCGCCGCCATCCCACCACATCCTCAAAAATTTCATCAATGCGGCCGGACAGCGACTCAACGGCGGGTGATATCTGCTTTTTTCTATTCATGTGCTATTCCTGATAATTCCATCTCGTGCTTTAAACAACCTTTTCTTGCCTCTGTTCGCCTGTACAACACACACTCCGGACAAACCGGTTCCCTGTGACTGCGGATATCCTCCAGCAGGATGCCCGCGCAAGGATACTTGTGGCTGACACGGAGCGGGGCGATCTGTCCGCACAGATTCAACCGTATTAATATGGCTGTCCCCATCCACGATAGCAAGCTCTCCCACTTTGGCGTGACTTTACCTGCAGCAAGCCGCAATCAGCTTCAACAGGACCGGCAGCATGTTACAAACTGGCAGGTCAAATAAAACGGCGTGGCACTTCTCTGTCCCAGATTTTGCTGAACACTCGGCGCCCGTTTTCATAGGCATCCAGGGTGGCGTGAATCCTGAAGACGCTGCTATCACAGGTAAGTGTCGTGCGGGTGATGGTTTCGACATCCCACTCCCCGCGTTTCAGACGCCGCACCGCTTTCACTTCGCCGTTAACGGACTCGAACTTGTCCAGCAGATATCGGTACCACTCCTCGGTATTCCGGGTGATTTCCGTACCGGTGTCCTCCAGCCGATTGGTTCCTTCATTGTCAATTACATGCAGTGTGGACTCCTCGGAGGCCAGGTCACGGGTGATTACCCAGTTGTGCTCGGCCGGTTTGAGGGGCGTAGTGACGAACCCTTTTACCGCCTCCGCTTCCTCGAAATCGCTCATCTGATCATCGAACGGGGAAGCATTCTCACGTACAGGAAGCTCCAGAGTGCTTTTATCCGGGTGGATGGTGAGTCGCGCCGGCTCGGGTGACGGCCAGGCCAGCGGCCAGTAGGAGGTGGATATCGCGACCCGCAGCCGGTTGCCTTCCGGAAGGTGCTGGGCGATGTCGTTAAGCTCGATGGTCACTTTCACTTTTTCACCCGGCTCCAGGAACTCGGGGTGCTCATGGCTGTTGCGGTGGCAGAGGTTGAGCAGCCCGTAGGTCACGCGCGTCGCTTTGTCGTCCCTGGCAATATCAGAGAGCCGCACGGCGATCATGGCCACCGGTTTGTTCGCCGACAGCTCCAGGTGCAGTTTCGGAGCTCCTATGATCATCAGGTCCTTCCTGAGCGGTTCGCTGTCGAACACCAGGGAGCCGCCGTCCTCCTCGCGCTGGTCATAGGGCAGGTCCGGGCCTTTACTGTAGGAGCACCATTTGCCGGCAAAAAGGCCGACACTCAGCGGCGACTGTATAGTGAGCGGACCGTTGGAGGCAATCCGCTCCTCATCGGGTTTGAGTATGCGGGCGTTGTCCAGCGGCCACTGGGTCGGGATGATATTGGGAGACGGCCAGGAGGGTTCGGCCACCCAGTAACCCGGGCGTTTCTTGTAAACGGCTCGGGGCTTGACACTCTCCTGCATCCACACCCGCATGTCCGGCTCCTCTTCCACGCCGGTATCCTCGTCTTTGAGCCAGCGGTCCCACCACCGCAGGCACTCCTGCAGAAATCCGATTTGCGGTCCAGGGGAGGCTTCGTGGGGATAGATATGGCTCCACGGTCCGACCAGCCCCTTGCAGGTCACATTAAGGTTCTGCACCAGGCGAAAAACCGCGTTGGAGTAGCCATCCGCCCAGCCGCTCACGGCAAAAACCGGTGCTTTGATGGCGTTGAAATCTTCGCATACCGATCCGTGCTTCCAGTAGTCGTCGCGCTGCTGATGGCGCATCCAGGTGTCGACCCACAAGCCGCTTCCCTCGAGCCGCTCCATCCACATATCCCGCCATTCTTCGCCGACAATCTCGGGATCGGGCGGAAGGGAGTTGAAGGCGAACATGGTGGAGGCCCAGGAGAGGTTGTCGTTTAGCAGGCACCCGCCCATGTAATGGACGTCATCGGCGTACCGGTCGTCGGTGGAGCAGAGACTGATGACCGCCTTGAGCTGCGGGGGCTGCATCGCGGCGATCTGGAGTCCGTTGAATCCGCCCCATGAGATGCCGATCATGCCGGCTTTTCCGTTGCACCAGGGCTGCTGTTCCAGCCATGCCAGGATGTCGACCCCGTCGTCGAGTTCGGTTTGCAGGTATTCATCCTTGAGGACGCCCTCGGAGTCACCGCTGCCACGCAGATCCACCCGGATGGATGCGTAACCGTGCGCGGCAAAATAGGAATGCACCTGGGTGTCGCGGGACCGCTTCAGGTCACGTTTCCGGTAGGGAATATATTCCAGGATGGCCGGAACGGGGTTCTTCTCGGCATCCTCGGGCATCCAGATGCGGGCCGACAGGCGGCAACCGTCCCGCATGGGGATCCAGGTGTGCTCAATGGCTGTGATCGGAACCGGTAGTGACGAAGTCTTTACAGTTTTCATTTTGCACGGATAGTTAACGATTTGTACACGTAGCTGATGCAATGGGATAGTACCCGTTCGAGCCGCCTTTCGCCATCCTTGTGTAAAAAAAATAGTGGAGCCACTGTCCCGTTACCATGGAGCAGCACCCGGATTCGTAAAAAAAAATGTATATTTGGTGATATCCCCGGAAACAGAACTAAGTCGTCATCTGCGCAGCCTCTATGCAATAGAACAGGATGTCTGGAATATACCCCAATTTAAAATATTAACGGCACAAACGGGACTATTGTCATGAGTAAAAAACAAGTTTTCATCATTGGGCTGGATGATTTCAACCTGAAAATGTTGAAGGCCCTGCCGGAAGCGAAAGAGTGTGACTTCCATGCGGCACTGGATATCTCCGAAATCAGGGATGTCAAGGAGTACGACATGGAAAAGCTGGTTAACCTGTGTTTCGAGCGGATTGACAGGCATGGCAAGATCGATGCGGTCGCCTCGTACTACGACTTTCCCGGCACGGTTCTGGTCCCGGTGATTGCGGAGAAGTACGGTTTGCCGGGCCCGACCCTGGAGAGTATCCTGAAATGTGAACACAAGTTCTGGAGCCGGATGGAGCAACAGAAGGTGATACCCGATCACATCCCCATGTTCCGGGCGTTTGACCCCTTTGACGACCATGCGTATGAGAAGCTGGAGATGATCCCGCCGTTCTGGATCAAACCCAACAAATCGTTCCGGTCATTTCTGGCGTATCGCATCAGCAGCGAGTCCCACTTCTACGAGAACACCAAAACCATCCAGAAACATATTCATTTTATGCTGGAGCCGTTCCAGAAATTGATGCAGATGTATAACATTCCCGAAGAGGTATCGGAAATGAAAGAGAGCTGTATCGCCGAATCCATGATCTCCGGACATCAGTGCACCCTGGAAGGGTATGTGTACAACGGAAATGTCGTTTCTTATGGCGTGGTGGATTCCCTACGTGAAGAAGACCGGTCCTCATTCTCCCGTTACGAGTATCCATCCGTGCTGCCACAGGAAATACAGTTCCGCATGGCTGATGTCACACGCCGTACCATCCAGCAGATCGGCATGGACAACTCACCGTTCAATGTCGAGTTCTTCTACAACCAGACCGCCGACGAGGTCTACCTGCTGGAGATCAACCCGCGTATCTCGCAGGCGCACACGGATATTTTCGAGAAAGTGCACGGGATTTCTCACCACGCCATCATGCTGAACCTGGCACTGGGACGTAAGCCCAAAACATTATACTATAACGGTGACTTCAACAAGGCGGCCCATTTCATGCTCCGGACCTTCGAAAGCGGGCGCATCAATAAGGTGCCGACCAAAAACGAAATCAACATCCTGAAAAAATTCATCCCCGGCCTGGAAGTGAAAATTCCGGTCAGGGAAGGTGTCCACACCAGTGAAATGCAAGGACAGGACAGCTACAGCTTCGAGCTGGCCAACATCTTCATCGGAGGGCGCGACCAGGCGGAGCTGGTGGAAAAATACAGCAAGGTATGCGACGGACTCACGTTTGAAATTGATTACGATGAAGAGGTGCACCTGCACTAAATCGTATGGCCGCGAGTTGGGCGGCTTTTGATGAATGGGCCGTATTCGCGGGAATAGAGGGGGGCGGCGCTTGGTGAATGAAGTCGCAAGGACTGGAAGAGAGGTGGGCGACGTTTGGTGAACGGGGCCGCAGGAGCGGGAAGAGTGGGGCTCATTCTTCTTTGTTCAACATCAAATTAGCACCCCTATAATAAACCCCTGGATAAACCGAACACGTCCTACCAGAAAGAATAAGATTTATTCAGTTTTAGGAAGCATTAAATTAAAACCCTTATACGCATTACCAACCCCCCTATTACGATCATCATAAGAAGATCTAGGATCCCACTCATCACTTTCTAAAACATACTCTACAGCAACAGGATCCTCCCCTAACTTCTGCATATAAACCTGACTAATCTGTTGCTGAGGAAAACCACCAAAACCCGCACTAGCCATCCAAACCATAAAATCCTTAGGATTACCACTGCGCAAATGCTTACCTTCATCATCAACATACTTAACCTCCTGCCTATCAGTACAATAACTAGGAGGATCAGGATTAACAATAGCACTAGTATTAAAATCCTTAACGCTACAAATGCCAGGATTCGGCTCGTTAACAGTGCTGAAGAAATGATTCAACTCATTAGTATACCAACTAGGCAAACTACCATTCACGAAAAAAAAACTAGACAACATAATCCGCTCATTATTATCATACCCAATAGGAGGAGGATTAGGATGTCCGCTAGGAGAAGGAGGATCACGTATCCTAATAATCCTATTCTCAATACCACCTAAATTCGTCCTGCCCACGTACATAACATTATCCGCAAGATCCATATAAGAACCACTATAACCGCCATAATCATTAACATAACCTAAATCCGTGAGGTTTTCCGCATAATCTTCCACAAATTTAATACTAAAAGGATTAATATCCAAACTATCTTCTAAAACACTACGCATATCCTCCTTAAAAATCTCCCAATTCTCCAACTCCTCCTCATTCCAAGAACTGCCTGGAAGATACAAACCACCATCCGGATGATCCTCCCTAGGAAGATGATTACCAGCAGCAACAGCTACATTCCAACCCCTACCATAAGCAGAATTACCTTTATTAAAAACAACCACCTGCTCCTCAGTAACATCAGGCAAAATCACAAAAGGATGCCTATCGCTACCCTCCCAATCTCCCTGGTCCACCCAAATCACATCATTAAAACGACTCCACTCATCAATAAAATAACCATGCGTATCCACATCAAACTTGTTCTCAACAGTCTCCATATGACTATCAAAATCATCCCTAAGCCTGAACAAAACCTCAACATTACCAGTATTCGTACGATGATTCTCCAACTCCCTAGGACCATAACCACTCACTACATAAGTTACAGGAACACCATCCCTCTCAGCACCATGCCAAAACATACCAGGAACAGGATACTCATTCTCAGAAACCATTAAACGATTAACCTCACTCATACCAGGAACACCATCAACAACACTAGCCTCCTCACCACCAATAATATCCAAGACGTAATCACCCCTCGGAAGAACACTGCTGATAATACCATCTCCATCCGCAACCATAGTAGTATCCCTTCCACTCTCCAAATGCCTGGCTTGGATACTAGCATAAGGATTAGGATTTTTATCAAAGAAACCACGAGCCTCAACCCTAAAATCATGCCTTTCACGAACATCCACAAAGTCTTCCAAAACTTTTTTAGTGCCGTGAACATCAAAAGCTTTAACCGTGTAAGGAATACGGCCAGTATTTTCAAAACTATGACTTACACCTTCATCAACCTCATTCCCATTAATATTCCAACCATAAACTTTATCTTCAACTTTCAAAACTAAACTATCTAATTCATTAACACTACTCGCGTTAATACTAAAATCTCCACTGAACCATTTAACCTCATCCGGCTTAGAAACACTCAAAACAGGTTTAGACCTGTCAAGCGCAACATCACCAAGATCAACCAAAACCTCCAAACTATGCCTCTTCGACACATCCTCAAAACCTTCGGCAGAAAAAACATAACTCAAACTATCCCCGCCCACCAAACGCATAGGAACATCCAAAGACAACTCAAAATCACCACTCACATCTTTCTCCTTGCTGACACCAGCATAAGACTTCACAACCCTACCATTTATAGCCTCACCAGCCACATCTTCCAAACTACCCCTGGTAACCATACTAAAATACTCATCACCCAAAACAACAACATCCAAATCAACCAACTCCTCCAAACCACGACTAACTGTTTCATCCCTAAAACCATCAGCCACAGCCCTATAAACAACCTCCTCACCCAACAATCTTCTAGGAACATCAACAGAAAAACCAAAACTTCCATCAACATCCTGCTTAACAACATTATCCTTATAAGACATGCTAACACTACCACTAACATCCCCGCCATCAACATCACGCAAATGACCCTCAGTAACCATACTAAAATACTCATCACCCAAAACAACAACATCCAAATCAATATTCTCTTTCAAACTACGACTAACCGTTCCCTCTCTGAAACCATCAGCCACAGCCCTGTAAACAACCTCCTCACCCAACAATCTTCTAGGAACATCAACAGAAAAACCAAAACTTCCATCAACATCCTTCTCAAGCTCCTTACCTGCATAAGACTTAACCAAACGACCACTAACATCCCCTCCATCAACATTAACAAGTCTTCCTTCAGTAATCGCTTCGAATAACTTATCCTCCAAAGTGATATTTTCATTAACATTCCTTCCAAAAGGAACAGTCTGCATAAAACCGTTATAATTCTCGCTTTCATCTACGACTAAAGACAAACTACTACTTGAACTATCCCCTCCAAGATTTGTAACACTAATATTAAAATCACTACCTCTACCAAGACTAGTTAACTTAGCAGTCTCATTAAAATCTTTTCCACGAACATTCACTAAATAAACACCGCTACTAGGAAAACCGCTCAAAGATACTTTGTTACTGCCTTTTTCGAACTCTATCTGAGAACTGTGAATCCTTCTACCCAGAACGTCATAAACACCCACTTCTTTATTACCCCCCTCACTCGTAACTAAGATGTTGGATTCATCACTAGTAGGATTAGGATAAGGATTACCTATGCCAACTTCCGAATCATATTCCAAAACAAACATGCCATCCGGTCCGCTCTGAGCTGTTGCCAGCGTATCGCTCAAAACCTGATCCACCAAATGCACCCCAGCGCCCGCGACACCCTGACCAACCACATTGCTCACACTGCCGGTAACCGCGCTTCGCCCGCCGCTGTGCTGTCCGTACGCATCGCCGGCCGCCAGGAATAGTGCACCAAGTAAAACGGCCGTCAGGATCCCCCCGCCTGTCGTAACTGCCCGATAGATAACGTTCATAAGACTCTGGTTTGATAATAGTTGGCTTTGGGCAGGATAGGGCTTTCCCGGATTTGTTGCCATTTTTTTTGGCGGGGGCGGCAGGTGTGGTATCAGTGCATTTGGGTAGCGATCCCATCCTAAGTGATCCTCACTTTGCGGGCGGCCGTAGCAGAGACGCCGGTATCCGGGGTCATTGCCTGTGATGATGCCGATGGGCTGACAGCATTTTTTCTTTGACCCCGTTTTGTGCTATTTTTATGCAATCCAACCACGTACTTGTGATCAGGCCTATGAAATGATCATGGCCGGGCTGGCGTCAGGACACACAGGCGCATGATTTAATCCGGTCATGGAATTACATGTGTCCGCTTAATCTAAAATTTTAAACAGATGAACCATCCATGGCCGATTATTTGGCAATCAGGCCTATGATTAAAACCATGGACGCTGCATGTGACATAATGAATCAAAATAATTTAAAACACATGAAACTCAACATTATCAGCATCAGCAAGCAGTCCAAGCCGGCTCTTGCCAAGATCTACAAAAACGGCACCCTGGCGCTAAACATCGTAACCCGCCAGAAGCTTTCCATCACCCAGGCGAATGATTATCATCTGGCATTGGCAACCGACCAGACCCACAAGCTTGACGAAAAATTTTA
This genomic window contains:
- a CDS encoding ATP-grasp domain-containing protein, coding for MSKKQVFIIGLDDFNLKMLKALPEAKECDFHAALDISEIRDVKEYDMEKLVNLCFERIDRHGKIDAVASYYDFPGTVLVPVIAEKYGLPGPTLESILKCEHKFWSRMEQQKVIPDHIPMFRAFDPFDDHAYEKLEMIPPFWIKPNKSFRSFLAYRISSESHFYENTKTIQKHIHFMLEPFQKLMQMYNIPEEVSEMKESCIAESMISGHQCTLEGYVYNGNVVSYGVVDSLREEDRSSFSRYEYPSVLPQEIQFRMADVTRRTIQQIGMDNSPFNVEFFYNQTADEVYLLEINPRISQAHTDIFEKVHGISHHAIMLNLALGRKPKTLYYNGDFNKAAHFMLRTFESGRINKVPTKNEINILKKFIPGLEVKIPVREGVHTSEMQGQDSYSFELANIFIGGRDQAELVEKYSKVCDGLTFEIDYDEEVHLH
- a CDS encoding CocE/NonD family hydrolase, with amino-acid sequence MKTVKTSSLPVPITAIEHTWIPMRDGCRLSARIWMPEDAEKNPVPAILEYIPYRKRDLKRSRDTQVHSYFAAHGYASIRVDLRGSGDSEGVLKDEYLQTELDDGVDILAWLEQQPWCNGKAGMIGISWGGFNGLQIAAMQPPQLKAVISLCSTDDRYADDVHYMGGCLLNDNLSWASTMFAFNSLPPDPEIVGEEWRDMWMERLEGSGLWVDTWMRHQQRDDYWKHGSVCEDFNAIKAPVFAVSGWADGYSNAVFRLVQNLNVTCKGLVGPWSHIYPHEASPGPQIGFLQECLRWWDRWLKDEDTGVEEEPDMRVWMQESVKPRAVYKKRPGYWVAEPSWPSPNIIPTQWPLDNARILKPDEERIASNGPLTIQSPLSVGLFAGKWCSYSKGPDLPYDQREEDGGSLVFDSEPLRKDLMIIGAPKLHLELSANKPVAMIAVRLSDIARDDKATRVTYGLLNLCHRNSHEHPEFLEPGEKVKVTIELNDIAQHLPEGNRLRVAISTSYWPLAWPSPEPARLTIHPDKSTLELPVRENASPFDDQMSDFEEAEAVKGFVTTPLKPAEHNWVITRDLASEESTLHVIDNEGTNRLEDTGTEITRNTEEWYRYLLDKFESVNGEVKAVRRLKRGEWDVETITRTTLTCDSSVFRIHATLDAYENGRRVFSKIWDREVPRRFI
- a CDS encoding amidohydrolase → MNRKKQISPAVESLSGRIDEIFEDVVGWRRHMHRNPELSFQEFETTDWIIEKLESWGYRVHRPCETGCVAELAGGRPGKVTALRADIDALPIQEEGDAKAEFASEKPGVAHCCGHDIHTSNLLGTARLLSEFREQVAGKVVLVFQAGEEVLPGGGRLLMETGILNELGVEQVYGLHTYPALEPGRIGTKEGPLMASPFEFKIEVRGKGGHAAAPHQAVDPIVIAAQIIMQLQTIVSRNIDPSDATVVTVGKFHAGTAPNIIPEKAWLEGTIRTFDEKQTRFIFDRITTIAEKTAEAMGGDAKSQLIIGYPPVINDAAATHRLQEAAGEALITLEKPVMAGEDFSFYQKQIPGAFFFLGSGSEEADSRYPWHHPKYNVDERCLKTGMKVMTNLVLQS
- a CDS encoding T9SS type A sorting domain-containing protein; the protein is MNVIYRAVTTGGGILTAVLLGALFLAAGDAYGQHSGGRSAVTGSVSNVVGQGVAGAGVHLVDQVLSDTLATAQSGPDGMFVLEYDSEVGIGNPYPNPTSDESNILVTSEGGNKEVGVYDVLGRRIHSSQIEFEKGSNKVSLSGFPSSGVYLVNVRGKDFNETAKLTSLGRGSDFNISVTNLGGDSSSSSLSLVVDESENYNGFMQTVPFGRNVNENITLEDKLFEAITEGRLVNVDGGDVSGRLVKSYAGKELEKDVDGSFGFSVDVPRRLLGEEVVYRAVADGFREGTVSRSLKENIDLDVVVLGDEYFSMVTEGHLRDVDGGDVSGSVSMSYKDNVVKQDVDGSFGFSVDVPRRLLGEEVVYRAVADGFRDETVSRGLEELVDLDVVVLGDEYFSMVTRGSLEDVAGEAINGRVVKSYAGVSKEKDVSGDFELSLDVPMRLVGGDSLSYVFSAEGFEDVSKRHSLEVLVDLGDVALDRSKPVLSVSKPDEVKWFSGDFSINASSVNELDSLVLKVEDKVYGWNINGNEVDEGVSHSFENTGRIPYTVKAFDVHGTKKVLEDFVDVRERHDFRVEARGFFDKNPNPYASIQARHLESGRDTTMVADGDGIISSVLPRGDYVLDIIGGEEASVVDGVPGMSEVNRLMVSENEYPVPGMFWHGAERDGVPVTYVVSGYGPRELENHRTNTGNVEVLFRLRDDFDSHMETVENKFDVDTHGYFIDEWSRFNDVIWVDQGDWEGSDRHPFVILPDVTEEQVVVFNKGNSAYGRGWNVAVAAGNHLPREDHPDGGLYLPGSSWNEEELENWEIFKEDMRSVLEDSLDINPFSIKFVEDYAENLTDLGYVNDYGGYSGSYMDLADNVMYVGRTNLGGIENRIIRIRDPPSPSGHPNPPPIGYDNNERIMLSSFFFVNGSLPSWYTNELNHFFSTVNEPNPGICSVKDFNTSAIVNPDPPSYCTDRQEVKYVDDEGKHLRSGNPKDFMVWMASAGFGGFPQQQISQVYMQKLGEDPVAVEYVLESDEWDPRSSYDDRNRGVGNAYKGFNLMLPKTE